The following coding sequences are from one Lycium ferocissimum isolate CSIRO_LF1 chromosome 3, AGI_CSIRO_Lferr_CH_V1, whole genome shotgun sequence window:
- the LOC132050769 gene encoding uncharacterized protein LOC132050769 — translation MLQIKRINFVGLIETRVKQHRAKGILANIAPGWGYLDNYQSAANGRIWILWDTNKYQIHKLREEDQLIHCQVKGIREDFECLVTIIYGFNTGELRKTLWQSLRDIAQGISTPWMIAGDFNALLYAQDRLLGNPVQYAEIKDFSGCITDLLLNELHWRGSYYTWSNKQQGGDRICSRLDRAFGNLEWMMKWGHVMVEYELPNISDHSPMVMIIQATQNTIKIPFRFFNVWAEHKQFLAIVEAAWCKKTNANKMRNIWAKLKDLKPKLKQLNNAEYRNITQILDKARFDLINIQKQIQLCYTDSLQNQEKTTMQELEKWSLIEESIMRQKSRARWIKLGDANTKYFSAVLKERTQRKQISELTSITGVRLVEQEAIKNEITGFYRNLMGTLQDCLTSHKHASHEERTDLKS, via the coding sequence ATGCTTCAAATAAAGAggattaattttgttggtttaatAGAGACTAGAGTAAAGCAACATCGGGCTAAAGGAATTTTAGCAAATATCGCACCTGGCTGGGGTTATCTGGACAACTACCAATCTGCTGCTAATGGGCGAATATGGATATTGTGGGATACTAATAaatatcaaatccataaacttAGAGAAGAGGACCAGCTAATACACTGTCAGGTGAAAGGGATAAGAGAGGATTTTGAATGCTTGGTTACTATTATCTATGGCTTTAACACAGGGGAACTCAGGAAAACATTATGGCAATCACTCAGGGATATTGCACAGGGGATCTCAACACCATGGATGATAGCCGGTGATTTTAATGCCTTGCTATATGCACAGGATAGGTTATTGGGTAATCCAGTTCAATATGCTGAAATTAAGGACTTCTCCGGGTGCATTACTGATTTGTTACTAAATGAACTACACTGGAGAGGAAGCTACTATACATGGTCAAATAAACAACAAGGTGGTGACAGAATTTGTAGTCGACTGGATAGGGCATTTGGTAATCTTGAATGGATGATGAAATGGGGTCATGTCATGGTTGAATATGAGCTGCCCAATATTTCTGATCACTCACCTATGGTCATGATTATACAAGCTACTCAGAACACTATTAAGATCCCCTTTAGGTTCTTTAATGTGTGGGCTGAACACAAGCAATTCCTTGCCATCGTCGAAGCTGCCTGGTGCAAGAAAACTAATGCCAACAAAATGCGGAACATCTGGGCAAAATTAAAAGATCTAAAGCCAAAACTAAAGCAGCTAAATAATGCAGAGTATCGCAATATTACGCAGATATTGGATAAGGCAAGATTTGATCTGATCAACATACAAAAGCAAATCCAGCTATGTTACACAGATAGCCTCCAGAACCAGGAGAAAACAACGATGCAAGAACTAGAGAAATGGTCCTTGATAGAGGAGAGTATAATGCGACAGAAATCTCGGGCAAGATGGATCAAGTTGGGCGACGCTAACACCAAGTACTTCTCAGCAGTATTGAAAGAGAGGACACAAAGGAAACAAATTTCTGAACTTACGTCTATCACTGGTGTACGCCTAGTAGAGCAAGAGGCTATCAAAAATGAAATTACTGGTTTTTATAGGAATCTTATGGGTACTTTACAAGACTGCCTTACCAGCCATAAACACGCAAGTCACGAAGAGAGGACCGATCTTAAATCGTAA